One genomic segment of Aquipluma nitroreducens includes these proteins:
- a CDS encoding sodium-translocating pyrophosphatase → MNSIFWLVPVSSVLALFFAWFFFKQMMKESEGTDLMKKIAKHVRDGAMAYLRQQYKVVFKVFVIVTILFAIMAYVLKIQNPWVPFAFLTGGFFSGLAGFFGMRTATYASARTANAAQRSLNDGLRIAFRSGAVMGLVVVGLGLLDISIWFYALQYIIGALDSTTSGIIASDPSMKLIIITTTTLTFGMGASTQALFARVGGGIFTKAADVGADLVGKVEAGIPEDDPRNPATIADNVGDNVGDVAGMGADLYESYCGAILSTAALGATAFAGLGVETQMNGVIAPMIIAAVGIVLSILGIFMVSAKEGASQKQLLAALSRGVNVSSVGIALFSFLILKYLDIPNYLGVWGSMMAGLLGGIGIGKITEYYTSSGFAPTRNIAESTKTGPATVIISGIGTGMISTAIPVLIVGTSIILAFLFASSFNFENISMGLYGIAIAAVGMLSTLGITLATDAYGPIADNAGGNAEMSGLGHEVRVRTDALDTLGNTTAATGKGFAIGSAALTALALLASYIEEIKIAIARIPEKVAAFTEYASNNHFTNVDIHKASIPEMMQYLHLDLMNPRVLVGAFIGSMAAFLFCGLTMNAVGRAAQSMVEEVRRQFREIKGILSGEGEPDYARCVEISTKGAQKEMMLPSLLAIFIPIATGIIFGVSGVVGLLLGGVSTGFILAIFMANAGGAWDNAKKYIEEGNFGGKGSECHKAAVTGDTVGDPFKDTSGPSLNILIKLMSMVSIVMAGLTVAFSLM, encoded by the coding sequence ATGAATTCTATTTTCTGGCTGGTGCCCGTCAGTTCTGTTCTGGCACTGTTTTTTGCCTGGTTTTTCTTCAAACAAATGATGAAGGAAAGTGAAGGTACCGATTTAATGAAAAAAATCGCCAAACATGTTCGTGATGGTGCAATGGCTTACCTAAGACAACAATACAAGGTTGTTTTTAAAGTCTTCGTGATTGTAACTATTTTGTTTGCCATTATGGCTTACGTTTTAAAAATTCAAAATCCGTGGGTGCCATTTGCATTCTTAACCGGTGGTTTTTTCTCCGGACTGGCAGGTTTCTTTGGTATGCGGACTGCAACTTATGCATCGGCTCGTACAGCCAATGCTGCACAGCGTTCACTAAATGATGGACTCCGTATTGCATTCCGGTCAGGAGCAGTTATGGGATTGGTTGTAGTGGGACTGGGATTACTTGACATCTCGATCTGGTTTTACGCGTTGCAATACATCATTGGCGCACTCGATTCGACTACCAGTGGCATTATTGCTTCCGATCCATCGATGAAATTGATCATTATTACCACTACAACTCTTACATTCGGAATGGGTGCTTCAACCCAGGCTTTGTTTGCCCGTGTTGGTGGCGGTATTTTCACTAAAGCTGCCGACGTCGGTGCCGACCTGGTTGGTAAAGTAGAAGCTGGCATTCCGGAGGATGATCCGCGCAATCCCGCAACTATTGCCGATAATGTTGGGGACAACGTAGGTGATGTAGCTGGTATGGGCGCCGACCTATATGAATCTTATTGTGGTGCTATTCTTTCAACCGCAGCTTTGGGTGCAACCGCATTTGCCGGTTTGGGAGTCGAAACTCAGATGAATGGGGTTATTGCTCCTATGATCATTGCAGCAGTTGGAATTGTTCTTTCTATATTAGGCATCTTCATGGTTAGTGCAAAAGAAGGTGCTTCACAAAAACAATTGTTGGCGGCTCTGAGCCGTGGTGTTAATGTAAGTTCGGTTGGTATTGCCCTTTTCTCCTTCTTAATCCTGAAATATCTGGATATCCCAAATTATTTGGGAGTTTGGGGTTCGATGATGGCCGGTTTATTGGGTGGTATTGGTATTGGTAAAATTACCGAGTATTATACTTCTTCAGGATTCGCACCAACTCGTAATATTGCTGAATCAACTAAAACAGGTCCTGCAACGGTTATTATTTCAGGTATTGGTACAGGTATGATTTCTACTGCAATTCCGGTTTTAATTGTTGGAACTTCCATTATTTTGGCTTTCCTGTTTGCTTCTAGCTTCAATTTCGAAAACATTAGCATGGGATTGTATGGAATCGCCATTGCAGCTGTAGGTATGCTTTCAACATTGGGAATCACTTTGGCTACTGACGCTTACGGTCCAATTGCTGATAATGCCGGTGGAAATGCTGAAATGAGTGGTTTAGGTCACGAAGTTCGCGTGCGCACCGATGCTTTGGATACTCTTGGAAATACCACTGCTGCAACCGGAAAGGGTTTTGCAATCGGTTCGGCAGCTTTAACAGCTTTGGCCCTTTTGGCTTCGTACATCGAAGAAATTAAAATCGCTATTGCACGTATTCCGGAGAAAGTTGCTGCTTTTACAGAATACGCTTCGAATAATCATTTCACCAACGTGGACATTCATAAAGCTTCCATTCCTGAAATGATGCAGTATTTACACTTGGATTTGATGAATCCCCGCGTATTAGTGGGCGCATTTATTGGTTCAATGGCTGCTTTCTTATTTTGTGGTTTAACCATGAATGCGGTTGGTCGCGCTGCTCAAAGTATGGTTGAAGAAGTTCGCCGTCAATTCCGGGAAATTAAAGGCATTTTAAGTGGCGAAGGAGAACCTGATTATGCACGTTGTGTTGAGATTTCGACCAAAGGTGCACAAAAAGAAATGATGCTTCCATCGTTGCTGGCTATATTTATTCCAATTGCAACTGGTATCATTTTTGGTGTTTCGGGTGTTGTTGGTTTACTCTTAGGTGGTGTTTCAACCGGATTTATTCTTGCTATTTTCATGGCTAATGCCGGTGGTGCCTGGGATAATGCAAAAAAATACATCGAAGAAGGAAACTTCGGAGGAAAAGGTTCCGAATGTCACAAGGCCGCAGTAACCGGAGACACTGTTGGTGATCCATTTAAAGATACTTCAGGTCCGTCATTAAATATCCTGATTAAACTGATGAGTATGGTTTCGATTGTAATGGCAGGATTAACTGTTGCCTTCAGTTTGATGTAA
- a CDS encoding dihydroorotate dehydrogenase-like protein yields MADLSTTYMGIKLKNPIILGASNLVTKPEVVKELEEAGIAAIVYKSLFEEQIQLESLQLDEDINEYANRNSEMGRIFPEIVHAGPKEHLFHLRKLKETASVPVFASLNALYEPSWVEYARLLEETGVDGLELNLYATPGYFEVGGTSIEEKQYQIVKSVKRAVRIPVSVKLSPFYTNTLNFIKRLDEAGIDSFVLFNRFFQPEIDIENEVFNFPWELTQPRDHQLALRYAGLLHGNVAGNICASRGIYTSEDVIRLLLSGADVVQVVSTVYKNQPSYIATMLAELNDWMDKKSYKTLDDFCGKLSRKSLKDPYTYQRAQYVDILMKSEEIFKKYPMV; encoded by the coding sequence ATGGCAGACTTATCAACAACCTACATGGGCATCAAATTAAAAAATCCAATCATTCTTGGTGCCAGTAACCTTGTAACAAAACCCGAAGTTGTTAAAGAACTTGAAGAAGCCGGTATAGCTGCAATCGTTTACAAATCACTTTTTGAAGAACAAATTCAGTTGGAAAGTCTTCAATTAGATGAAGATATAAATGAATATGCCAACCGAAATTCTGAAATGGGTCGTATTTTCCCTGAAATTGTACATGCCGGTCCAAAAGAACATTTATTCCATTTGAGAAAACTAAAGGAGACCGCATCGGTTCCGGTTTTTGCCAGCTTGAATGCACTGTATGAACCCAGTTGGGTTGAATATGCCAGACTACTTGAAGAAACAGGTGTTGATGGTTTGGAGTTGAATTTATATGCCACTCCAGGTTATTTTGAAGTTGGGGGCACATCAATCGAGGAAAAACAATACCAGATTGTTAAAAGTGTTAAAAGAGCTGTTCGGATTCCGGTAAGTGTAAAGTTGAGCCCGTTTTATACCAACACCCTGAATTTTATTAAAAGGCTCGACGAGGCGGGTATCGATAGTTTTGTCCTGTTTAACCGGTTTTTTCAGCCTGAAATAGATATTGAAAATGAAGTTTTTAACTTCCCATGGGAACTGACTCAACCTCGCGACCATCAGTTAGCTTTGCGTTACGCTGGTTTGCTTCACGGTAATGTTGCGGGCAACATATGCGCAAGCCGTGGTATTTATACTTCTGAAGATGTTATTCGTTTACTCCTTTCGGGAGCCGACGTTGTTCAGGTTGTTTCAACGGTTTATAAAAATCAGCCTTCGTATATTGCAACCATGTTGGCCGAATTAAATGATTGGATGGATAAAAAGAGCTACAAAACCCTTGACGATTTCTGCGGAAAACTATCCAGAAAGTCTTTGAAAGATCCTTATACTTATCAACGCGCTCAGTATGTTGATATTCTCATGAAATCTGAAGAAATTTTCAAGAAATACCCGATGGTGTAA